The Spirochaeta lutea sequence GCTCTGTTCGAAATTGGATAGATCCTGGCCTGTTACAACGCCGATGTCCTTCAACAGACTACGCATCCCCAGGGGCAGTAGGAGCTCTGCCAGGGCCCCGGCGTTCAGCCTCCCCAAATGGAAATCTCCGGCGTCCTCCGGGAGTCCCACCGCATCGGCCAGGATAACGAGCTTCTTCGAAAGGTAGGCAGCATCTCTGCCTTCCTGAAGCTTAGCTGCAGTTCCCTTGGCGGAAATATCGCCCCTGTCCAGGGCCTGATAAATCCCGTCCAGGGTTTCATATTCTCCGAGGAGTTTGGCTGCGGTTTTTTCTCCGATTCCCTTTACTCCGGGAACATTGTCTGCGGTATCGCCGACAAGCGAGAGAAAATCAATGATCTGCTCGGGCCATACGCCCTTCTCATCGTACACACCCTGGCGGTCCATGGTGATCAGACCGTCCTTGGTGGTAGGCCTGAGCATCTGCACCTCTCCTTGGACGAGCTGCATGAGATCCTTATCGCTGGAGATGATATAGCAACTCCGATGTTCCTCCCGGGCTTGACGTGCCAGGGTAGCCATCAGATCATCAGCCTCAAAGCCGTCAACCCGGATATGGGGCAGTCCAAAAGCTGAAATAGCCTGCTCTATCACGGGAAACTGATCCTTCAGATCTTGGGGAGTCTCATCCCGGTTCTGTTTGTAATCGGAATACATCTCATCCCTAAAGGTGGGAGTCCTGGAGTCGAGGGCCACCACAAAGTATTCCGGTTGGTATTCCTTCATGAGACTCAGGAGAGTCCGAAAAAAGCCGAACACTGCTGAAACATTCTTCCCATCCGGCGCACGCCGGGGGGCCCGAATAAAAGCAAAATATGACCGGAAAATTATTCCATAGCCGTCAAGGATATACAGAGGTTTCATAAAAAAAGAATACCACGTTGCCTTCCGGGGGTACAGTGAATCATACTTAGGTCATGAACTCGATCATAAACAGTTTAGGCGGAATCGGCCGAGCCCTGCTTCCCTACCTCGGATTGCTCATCACCGCTCTGCTCACCATGGTTCTTATTCTGGTAACCCGGCGGATTGGCAGGAAAAAACAGATCAGTCCTTATAGCCGGCAGGTAATTACTGGAGCCATGGTTCTTCTGGGTTTTTTTATAGCCGTTTTGGTCCTTCCGGTTAGCAGCGAAGCCCGAGGTCAGATTCTGAGCCTGTTGGGTATACTGGTAAGCGCGGTAATAGCGCTCTCCTCCACTAACCTAATGGGAAACGCTATGGCGGGAATTATGTTGCGTCTTTCCCGGTCCTTCCGGCCCGGTGATTTTATCGAGGTAGAACAGACCCGGGGCCGAGTCTTCCAGCAGGGGTTATTTACCACCCAGATCCAGATAATCACCAGAGATGTTATCAATCTACCCAACCTCTACCTGATACAGAACAGCCTCCGGGTAGTGAATAAGGAGGGGAGCTTTATCTCCGCACCGGTATCATTGGGGTACGATTGCCATCATCTGACGGTAGAAGAGGCCCTGAAGCATGCTGCCCAATCATGCGGGCTCAAGGAACGTTTTGTGTATGTTGAAGAGCTTTTGGACCATGCGGTGGTATACCGGGTATACGGTTTTTTAGAGGACTATACCCGGATTCTGACTGCAAAATCCGACCTGAAAAAGGCTATGCTTGATTCCTTGCACAATCGTGGTATCGAGATTGTATCTCCGAGCTTCGTCACCAGACGGCTCCAGGAGGAACATACCCGAATTCTTCCCCAGGATACCTCCAGGAAGGAAAAGACAGTTGAATCACCCCAGAAAAAGGAAGAGTCCATAGAAGAAAAAACCTTTGATAAGGCCGAGGAAGCCGCGGATTTAGAGGAGCTCAAGGAAGACTACCAGGAACTCGACAAGAACATTGAAGCCTTGAAGGAGAAAAAAAAGCAGGCAGAATCTCCCGATGAACGCCAAAAAATTGATGAGAAACTAAAGACCAAATCAAAACAACAATCGCTTCTTCAGGAGAGAATTGATGCACGCCAGGATGAACAATCCCGCCAGTGACAGCACACTGAGTTCATTCATCACCCGGATGGCTCAGTAATCTCCGGCGCGGCTTACCGGTTTTTACCGAAGACGTTCGACTAGAACCGACCACGCCGGTATGGAGTAGGCCAGGGTATCTCGGCTCCGAGTTCGTGGGCAGCCCTCAAACACCAATGGGGGTCCCGAAGCAGGGCCCTGCCGAGAAATATAAATTCACCGCGGCCCTGGGCCACAATAGATTCAGCGTGTTCAGGACTCTGGATCAGTCCACCGGCAATAACCGGCGCGCCGGTGCATTCCTGAATCGTTTCTGCCATGGGAATTTGATAACCGGGGTAGGGTTGAATGGAGCTGTCTACAACACCGCCGCTGGACACATGGAGGGCAGAAATCCCGTAGCGGTCTAAGATCCCCTGCCCAAGAAGCTCTCCAAGGGTCTCTGGGTTGTTTCCCCCCGGGGC is a genomic window containing:
- a CDS encoding mechanosensitive ion channel family protein; translated protein: MNSIINSLGGIGRALLPYLGLLITALLTMVLILVTRRIGRKKQISPYSRQVITGAMVLLGFFIAVLVLPVSSEARGQILSLLGILVSAVIALSSTNLMGNAMAGIMLRLSRSFRPGDFIEVEQTRGRVFQQGLFTTQIQIITRDVINLPNLYLIQNSLRVVNKEGSFISAPVSLGYDCHHLTVEEALKHAAQSCGLKERFVYVEELLDHAVVYRVYGFLEDYTRILTAKSDLKKAMLDSLHNRGIEIVSPSFVTRRLQEEHTRILPQDTSRKEKTVESPQKKEESIEEKTFDKAEEAADLEELKEDYQELDKNIEALKEKKKQAESPDERQKIDEKLKTKSKQQSLLQERIDARQDEQSRQ